One genomic segment of Tripterygium wilfordii isolate XIE 37 chromosome 9, ASM1340144v1, whole genome shotgun sequence includes these proteins:
- the LOC120005633 gene encoding thiol protease aleurain-like: MARFTLLSAILILLCSAAAAHGVSSFLDSNPIRMVSDGLRELEASVLKIVGNTHHAVRFARFAHRFGKKYEGEDEMKLRFAIFSENLDLIRSTNRKGLSYKLAVNQFTDWTWEEFQTHRLGAAQNCSATLKGNHELTDVVLPEKKDWREEGIVSPVKDQGHCGSCWTFSTTGALEAAYNQAFGKEISLSEQQLVDCARAFNNFGCSGGLPSQAFEYIKYNGGLETEAAYPYTGKDGICKFSSDNVAIQVLNSVNITLGAEDELKHAVALVRPVSVAFQVISEFRHYKEGVFTSDSCGTTPMDVNHAVVAVGYGVEDGVPYWLIKNSWGADWGDNGYFKMELGKNMCGIATCASYPIVA; the protein is encoded by the exons ATGGCTCGATTCACTTTGCTATCCGCGATCTTGATTCTGCTATGCAGCGCCGCCGCAGCCCACGGCGTATCAAGCTTCCTGGACTCCAATCCTATCAGGATGGTTTCCGACGGTCTCCGTGAGTTGGAGGCCTCCGTTTTGAAGATCGTCGGCAACACTCACCACGCAGTCCGATTCGCCCGATTCGCTCACAG GTTCGGGAAGAAGTACGAGGGCGAGGACGAAATGAAGCTCCGTTTTGCGATTTTCTCGGAGAATCTTGATTTGATAAGATCCACTAACAGAAAGGGATTGTCTTACAAGCTCGCTGTTAACC AATTCACTGATTGGACATGGGAGGAGTTTCAAACGCACAGACTGGGAGCTGCTCAGAACTGCTCTGCCACTTTAAAGGGCAATCACGAGCTTACTGATGTTGTCCTTCCCGAAAAG AAAGACTGGAGGGAGGAAGGCATTGTCAGCCCAGTCAAAGACCAAGGCCACTGTGGATCTTGCTGGACATTTAG CACTACTGGAGCTCTTGAGGCAGCCTACAATCAGGCATTTGGAAAGGAAATCTCTCTTTCTGAGCAGCAGCTTGTGGACTGTGCACGAGCCTTCAATAATTTTGGCTGCAGTGGGGGATTACCATCCCAAGCTTTCGAATACATCAAATATAATGGTGGCCTTGAAACTGAGGCGGCATATCCTTACACCGGAAAGGATGGTATCTGCAAATTTTCATCTGATAATGTTGCGATCCAAGTCTTGAACTCAGTCAATATTACCCTG GGTGCTGAAGATGAATTGAAGCACGCTGTTGCTCTTGTTCGGCCAGTGAGTGTGGCATTCCAAGTAATAAGTGAGTTCCGGCATTACAAGGAAGGCGTTTTCACCAGTGACTCTTGTGGCACGACTCCTATG GATGTGAACCATGCTGTTGTTGCTGTTGGATATGGAGTCGAAGACGGTGTGCCATATTGGCTCATCAAGAATTCGTGGGGAGCAGATTGGGGTGACAATGGCTACTTTAAGATGGAGTTGGGGAAAAACATGTGTG GTATTGCAACTTGTGCATCATACCCTATTGTTGCCTGA